From a single Raphanus sativus cultivar WK10039 chromosome 3, ASM80110v3, whole genome shotgun sequence genomic region:
- the LOC108837685 gene encoding WUSCHEL-related homeobox 3-like — protein sequence MSPVASTRWCPTTEQLMILEEMYRTGIRTPNAVQIQQITAHLAFYGRIEGKNVFYWFQNHKQLHQQQLQQIKLKPPMMSQPLNNIIDHNNPYYHNHPRPYDHMSFACCSQPSPVCLSHQGIGVKAQSKVVNEYYYNKSGPEDMLMQKPTTDQNSSYGRDWMMTIDMGPRPSYPSSPIPCCE from the exons ATGAGTCCGGTTGCTTCAACAAGATGGTGTCCGACAACGGAGCAATTGATGATCCTGGAAGAAATGTACCGGACCGGTATAAGGACTCCTAATGCGGTGCAGATACAACAGATCACAGCTCACTTAGCCTTCTATGGACGTATTGAGGGCAAAAACGTGTTTTACTGGTTTCAGAACCATAAGCAACTTCACCAACAACAACTCCAACAAATCAAACTCAAACCACCGATGATGTCTCAACCACTTAATAACATCATCGATCATAACAATCCTTACTACCATAATCACCCTCGTCCGTATGATCATATGTCGTTCGCTTGCTGCTCTCAGCCTTCTCCCGTTTGTCTTTCTCATCAg GGAATCGGAGTAAAAGCTCAAAGCAAAGTGGTGAATGAATATTATTACAACAAAAGTGGACCTGAAGATATGCTGATGCAAAAACCAACCACGGATCAAAACTCATCGTACGGTCGAGACTGGATGATGACGATAGATATGGGTCCACGACCATCATATCCATCATCACCAATTCCATGTTGCGAGTGA